The DNA segment CTCATACACTGACCAAGCTAGCATCGTCGCCGTATAGGCCATCGGAAATCCGAATTTGACATGATCACCGGCGTCATACCACCCTCCCGTCAAATCATGGCCCACATCGGCTCCATCTAGAAGTCCGGAGTCGCCGCGCCATTCTACGCGGTTATTATCCGGCAGCTTGCCTGAGCGTTGTGTCTCATAGAAATAAATCGATTTTTGCAGTGCTTCAGCATAATTATAATTAGCGACTGCCCCCTGCGCGCTTGGCGAAGATAGGAATGCAGAACTCGCTGTAAGCGCTAACACAAGGGCGAATGAAAGTATCCCGCTTCGTTTCACCCATTTTCCCATAACATCCTTTCCCTCCTTTCTAATCCGACAAAATCCATGAGTACGAATAAACAGCTATTCCCGCAACCACCTTCCTTCGACGAATTAGGGTTCTCGTTAGACAGTTTCCAAATAATTACAACAACCCTAGTCACAATATATCATACGAATCTATTAAATGCTATATTTTCCATTAAATTGTTATATAAAGTTAGTATAATTTCACAAAAAAAGTGGTATGTCATGTGACATACCACTTTTCGTGTCTATTGATTTAAAATAATCGCAACGCAATCATTCCAACAATGCAAATAGACATCCCAATAACTTCCAGCCTTCTAAATTTCTCTTTAACAAAAACTCGGGTATATAGAAGAATTAAGAGGACATTCATAGCCACTACGGCCGATACTAATCCCGTAATACCGAATTTAAAAGCCGTTATAATGAGGATCATTCCAAAAAAATTCGTTAAACCAATCGCCATGCCACTAAAAAATGTCCGCCCTTCATTCCATTCGCCCTGTTCTGAAATAGATTCGTATGTATCGTTAGCCTTTCCTTTTCTTTTTCGGTTTTTATCTATCAGCCACCAAATCGCAAAACTGATCGAACCAATCGTGAACATATAAAATAAGGTGGGAAACAGCTCGGCTTCTAATCTTGTCGACATTTTTCCAGCCATATCATTCAAGCCAAAAAACACCATCGCAAGCAACCCCCATTGCGCCCCCTGCAAATTGCCGATGCGGAGGTCATTCGAATACCTGACTGTCAAAATACCACCTATAATTAAAACAAAAGCAAGCAATTGCCCTAGGGATAGGGTCTCCCCCCAGATGATATAGGCAAGAGTAACAACGACGACAGGGGGTAGTCCAGTCAATATAGCAATAATCGACGGCTTGCCCACGGCGAACCCTTGAAACATGCAAGCATTCGCAATAAAAGAAAATGTTCCCATGAATAAGCCTGTAAGAGCACTGGCTGTCCAATTCTGTTCAAAGATTAAACTGCCTGCCAAACTAGCGATTGCTCCGGTAAAAAACACCCCGAATAACATCAAATTACGATCCATACCCTGCTTAGAAGACCAATGGTACAATATTCCGCGCAGACCAAAGCTGATCGCGGCTAGAGATGCGAATAAAAGCCACATTTTAGCATAACCCCTTCTTCAGGTTGAACTATATTACGTAATTAACCACTAATTAAGCATTATACCATTATCCTGAATAATGACCATCACAATCATCACTGATCTTTAGCCTCCAATCACTAGCTAATCAATCCCCCATGTTAATTCCTAGCCCCAATGCCAAAGCTTTTCCTATTGCCAAAAAGAATGTGCTCAATTAATCTTAAGGAAGCTCGATATACTTTCAGGAGGGAAATTCATGTGGAAAGAGTTTAAATCATTTGCCTTCAAAGGCAATGTAATGGATCTGGCGATCGCTGTAATTATTGGTGCAGCTTTCGGAAAGATCGTCAGCTCCGTGGTTGATGATCTAATCATGCCTTTGTTCGGCATCATTTTAGGCGGGCTTGATTTCTCGAATATCGTCATCCAAGTCAATGAAGCGAAAATTCAAATCGGTTCATTTATTCAAACCGTGATCGACTTTATTATCATCGCCTTCTCGATCTTCCTCTTCATTAAATTCCTTCATAAATTTAAACGGAAAGAAGAGGAAAAACCGGACAAGCCCGCAGAGCCCAGTAAAGAGGAGCTACTGCTTACAGAAATTCGCGATTTGCTGAAGAACAAACAAAATTAAAGTTTTATGGTCTAAAGTAGACCATTCTATAAACAGCACCCGCAGCTAGCGTTTAACGCTGCTGCGGGTATTGTATTTAACATCCTATACTGCATTCAGCTTGTCGATTATTTCCTCCATCATTTCTTCTGTGAACGTACCACCGCCAAAGTTAACTAACGCACGCAGCGGCATGTACTTCATCATCGCAACCAACATTTCCGCCATGTTCCCGTCATCGCCAATCTGCGCCAATGGATGTGTCTTGTTTAGCTCGTCCAGAAGCCGCTTCGCAATGGATGCCAAGTGCGGATCAGCAAACAAATCTCCAACTAACGTATTACGGTTCACCTTCATTTTCAGGGCTACACCCGAACGGACATATAGCGTGTCCCACAGCACAATTATATTCCACCTTGTCTCCGTCTCCTGGAAAGTTCAAAAAAAAAGTTGGCTGCTCCCTCAGGATCTATATCCAGCAAGCTAAAATAGACGAGGCACGTTCTTTACTGCTGCTCACCGACAACTCAATATCAGAGATCTCTACTCTACTGAACTATCACGATCAAAGCTACTTCTTTAAATATATAAAAAAATTTACCGGTGTAACCCCCAATGAATATAGAAATAATCGATGATAGCACCGAACATAAGAACAGCATTCATCGATGTATATTCAAGATAGATAAGCCGCGTTCTTATTTATTGTTTAATATTTAAAATTCCTTCCCGAGGCGTTACGCCGAACGCTTTGGCCAAATCCGCCAGCTCCCGATCCGTAATTCGCTGCTTGATCGGTTGATTAACAATGAGCATATAAATTTGGGCGGCTTTCTCAATCGTTTCAATGAGCCCAAAAGCTTCGTCGATAGAGCTGCCCGTACCGAAGATACCATGATGCGGCCACACGACAGCGCGGTGCTCCTTCATCTTATCAGCTGTTGCTCTTCCGATCTCACTGGAGCCTGGAACCATCCAAGGGATGACGGCAATGCCATCTGGAAAAACGACGATACATTCCGTACACATTTCCCATAACGTCTTCGTAAACTGATTCTCATCCAAATCATGAATAAAGGTCATTGCAATGACATTCGTCGCATGATTGTGAATGACTACTCGATGGCTCGGATCGACCTTCAAACGTTCAATATGGCTCATAAAGTGGGAAGGCAGCTCGCTTGTCGGCACCGCACCATCCTTCAGTCCCCACAACAGCTCCAATTGCTCTCCATCCTTCGAAACACGAAGCACCCCAAGATTCGCTTCCGGATCGGCCACGACATTTTTGAAATACTTGCCTGAACCGGTCACGATAAAATAGCGGCCAGCCAATTCATGTACGGGAAAAGCAGGTTTAATTGTCCGGATCACAGTATGAATATCGAGATACTGCGCCACTTCAGCTTCGTCGAGAATATAACTGACATTCCCACCATTACGTTCATCCCAGCCAAATCTCCACATATGCTGCGTTATTTGCGCCATTTCCTTCACAAAAGGAATATCAAGCTTTCGTGTACAGGATAACTGATGTGGTCGTTTAAATGTAGTCATCACGTCTTCTCTCCTTCTCCTCAGCTTTAAGATGCTCGTTTACCGCTTCAATAAAATGTCTTGTTCATACTTCTTAACTTCGTCAAGCCACTGTTCGCGAACGGGGACACCCTGTATCTGGCAATAGTAATCCCAGACTGCTCCGAATGGATAAGATTTAAACTCCTCAACAAGTGCAAGACGAGAGGTGAAATCACGCTTCTCCTCCAATTTACGGAGTGAATCCACAGGCTCCAGCATCGCACGCAGTAGCGCCTTAATCGTATTTCGGGTGCCGATCACCCAAGCGGCCACATGATTGATGCTTCCATCGAAAAAGTCAAGCCCGATATGCGTGCGATCAAGCAAATTCCCGCGTACCAGCTCACGAGCGATTTCCATTAATTCATCATCCATCGTGACCACATGATCGCTATCCCAGCGAACCGGACGGCTGACATGAAGCAGCAAACGATTCGTAAACATCAGCACCGATGAAATCTTGCTGGATATCACTTCTGTGGGATGAAAATGCCCAGCATCCAGACAGACCGCTTTTCCCCGACTCACCGTGTAGCCTAAATAAAATTCATGTGATCCGACCACATAGCTCTCGGAGCCGATCCCGAACAACTTGCTTTCCACAGCATCAATGTTATAGGCTTCACTAATTTCATCCTTGAAGATTTCATCCAATGATTCCTTGAGGCGGATTCGCGGGGACAATCGATCCACCGGTGTATCCTTATAACCATCCGGAATCCAGTGGTTGGTTACGCATGGCTGTCCTAGCTCCTTGCCGAAATATTCAGCGATTCGGCGTGAAGAACGACAATGTCGAATCCAAAATTGTCGAATATCCTCGTCGGGATGGCTAAGTGTAAACCCATCCTCTGCCTTGGGATGTGAAAACAATGTCGGAT comes from the Paenibacillus lentus genome and includes:
- a CDS encoding EamA family transporter — its product is MWLLFASLAAISFGLRGILYHWSSKQGMDRNLMLFGVFFTGAIASLAGSLIFEQNWTASALTGLFMGTFSFIANACMFQGFAVGKPSIIAILTGLPPVVVVTLAYIIWGETLSLGQLLAFVLIIGGILTVRYSNDLRIGNLQGAQWGLLAMVFFGLNDMAGKMSTRLEAELFPTLFYMFTIGSISFAIWWLIDKNRKRKGKANDTYESISEQGEWNEGRTFFSGMAIGLTNFFGMILIITAFKFGITGLVSAVVAMNVLLILLYTRVFVKEKFRRLEVIGMSICIVGMIALRLF
- the mscL gene encoding large conductance mechanosensitive channel protein MscL encodes the protein MWKEFKSFAFKGNVMDLAIAVIIGAAFGKIVSSVVDDLIMPLFGIILGGLDFSNIVIQVNEAKIQIGSFIQTVIDFIIIAFSIFLFIKFLHKFKRKEEEKPDKPAEPSKEELLLTEIRDLLKNKQN
- a CDS encoding helix-turn-helix domain-containing protein, coding for MPSADQQTNLQLTYYGSPSFSGLHPNGHIACPTAQLYSTLSPSPGKFKKKVGCSLRIYIQQAKIDEARSLLLLTDNSISEISTLLNYHDQSYFFKYIKKFTGVTPNEYRNNR
- the rhaD gene encoding rhamnulose-1-phosphate aldolase translates to MTTFKRPHQLSCTRKLDIPFVKEMAQITQHMWRFGWDERNGGNVSYILDEAEVAQYLDIHTVIRTIKPAFPVHELAGRYFIVTGSGKYFKNVVADPEANLGVLRVSKDGEQLELLWGLKDGAVPTSELPSHFMSHIERLKVDPSHRVVIHNHATNVIAMTFIHDLDENQFTKTLWEMCTECIVVFPDGIAVIPWMVPGSSEIGRATADKMKEHRAVVWPHHGIFGTGSSIDEAFGLIETIEKAAQIYMLIVNQPIKQRITDRELADLAKAFGVTPREGILNIKQ
- the rhaA gene encoding L-rhamnose isomerase; protein product: MDQTILSSYAEAKKLYAKHGIQTDKVLEKLSRIKVSLHCWQGDDVQGFLRKDKALSGGIAVTGNYPGRAETPEQLRQDMEKALSLIPGSHKVNLHAIYADTEEDVDLDRLEPRHFSNWVDWAKEQGIGLDFNPTLFSHPKAEDGFTLSHPDEDIRQFWIRHCRSSRRIAEYFGKELGQPCVTNHWIPDGYKDTPVDRLSPRIRLKESLDEIFKDEISEAYNIDAVESKLFGIGSESYVVGSHEFYLGYTVSRGKAVCLDAGHFHPTEVISSKISSVLMFTNRLLLHVSRPVRWDSDHVVTMDDELMEIARELVRGNLLDRTHIGLDFFDGSINHVAAWVIGTRNTIKALLRAMLEPVDSLRKLEEKRDFTSRLALVEEFKSYPFGAVWDYYCQIQGVPVREQWLDEVKKYEQDILLKR